From a region of the Blochmannia endosymbiont of Camponotus modoc genome:
- the prfB gene encoding peptide chain release factor 2 (programmed frameshift), translated as MIDIDFTKQHIQVMLNRILSLRMIFDYDLKRKDFKIISNELKSPGIWKNPKTAKILRQKSSSLKIFINIVDQLYKNLVDLNDLLELTEEYDNILLSEIHDQSIDLERTLSQLEISRMFIGKYDDSNCYVDIQSGSGGIEAQDWASMLLRMYLRWIDHKGFMADVIEESTGEVTGIKSATIQVIGPYAYGWLRTESGVHRLVRKSPFDSARKRHTSFASVFVYPELDDSINIHIRPEDLRCDVYRASGAGGQHVNRTESAVRITHIPTNIVTQCQSDRSQHKNKNQAMKQLRAKLYELELQKKNYEKKMRESNKVNITWGNQIRSYILDNSRVKDLRTGFEKRNVKAVLNGDLDDFIRVSIKNTLSEIHND; from the exons ATGATAGATATCGATTTTACTAAACAACATATTCAAGTTATGTTAAATAGAATATTG AGTTTAAGGATGATTTTTGACTACGATCTCAAAAGAAAAGATTTTAAAATAATTAGTAACGAACTAAAATCACCCGGTATTTGGAAAAATCCTAAAACAGCAAAAATTCTTAGACAAAAATCATCTTCTTTAAAGATTTTTATCAATATTGTTGATCAGCTTTATAAAAATTTAGTGGATTTAAATGATTTGTTAGAATTGACGGAAGAATATGATAACATCCTACTTTCCGAAATTCATGATCAATCAATTGATTTAGAACGTACGTTATCTCAATTAGAGATTAGTCGTATGTTTATAGGAAAGTATGATGATTCCAATTGTTATGTCGATATTCAATCAGGATCTGGGGGAATAGAAGCACAGGATTGGGCCAGCATGTTGTTGCGCATGTATTTACGTTGGATCGATCACAAAGGTTTTATGGCCGACGTTATTGAAGAATCGACAGGAGAGGTCACTGGGATAAAATCTGCTACTATTCAAGTTATTGGGCCTTATGCATATGGTTGGTTACGCACTGAATCTGGTGTACACAGACTAGTGCGCAAAAGTCCTTTTGATTCTGCTAGGAAACGCCATACTTCATTTGCTTCAGTATTTGTATATCCAGAATTAGATGATAGTATAAATATTCATATTCGCCCAGAAGATCTACGTTGTGATGTTTACCGAGCTTCTGGAGCAGGAGGTCAACATGTTAACCGTACAGAATCTGCAGTACGCATTACCCATATACCAACAAATATTGTTACCCAATGTCAAAGTGATCGTTCACAACACAAAAATAAAAATCAAGCTATGAAACAACTAAGAGCTAAATTATATGAGCTTGAATTACAAAAAAAAAATTATGAAAAAAAAATGAGAGAAAGCAATAAAGTAAATATTACTTGGGGTAATCAAATACGATCTTATATTTTAGATAATTCTAGAGTTAAAGATTTACGTACTGGTTTTGAAAAACGTAATGTTAAAGCTGTTTTAAATGGAGATCTAGACGATTTTATAAGAGTTAGCATTAAAAACACTTTAAGCGAGATTCATAATGACTAA
- the ygfZ gene encoding tRNA-modifying protein YgfZ, with translation MFPRMAFLGQYPIPSKDLPLTFISLEEWTLVRLYGPDVTKCLHNQFTCDIQNLNKHKYSFSAHCNPKGKMISNMYVFHLKNQEMAFIERLNICKKQIEEMKKYMVFSNVTVIPDYDAILIGIAGINARNHLKMFFSVLPNKTHTIIHAQDVTLLYFSSPSERFLLIINKKSVLDYLLSESQSQIQLNDSRQWVSLDMEAGYPIIEPMTSELFVPQAVNMDTLDGISFNKGCYIGQESIARIKYRGYNKQNLYRLSGVIDYKKNYKFPAAGDQVELKINNQHWKNVGIVLQSCQIKKDNIWIQVVLNRSILEPSEWRITNTQTHDSLMFYY, from the coding sequence ATGTTTCCTCGTATGGCTTTTTTGGGACAGTATCCTATACCCTCAAAAGATTTGCCGCTAACATTCATCTCCTTAGAAGAATGGACTTTAGTGAGATTATATGGACCAGATGTGACAAAATGCTTACACAATCAATTTACTTGTGATATTCAAAATTTGAATAAACATAAATATAGTTTTTCAGCGCATTGTAACCCAAAAGGCAAAATGATTAGCAATATGTATGTTTTTCATCTTAAAAATCAAGAAATGGCATTTATTGAACGTCTAAATATATGCAAAAAACAAATAGAAGAAATGAAAAAATATATGGTATTTTCTAATGTTACTGTTATTCCTGATTATGATGCAATACTTATTGGAATAGCTGGAATAAATGCAAGAAATCATTTAAAAATGTTTTTTTCAGTTTTACCAAATAAGACACACACAATAATTCATGCTCAAGATGTGACCTTACTTTATTTTAGTTCTCCATCAGAACGATTTTTGTTGATTATTAATAAAAAATCAGTATTAGATTATTTGTTAAGTGAATCACAGTCTCAGATACAACTTAATGATAGTCGTCAATGGGTATCATTAGATATGGAAGCGGGTTATCCAATTATTGAGCCAATGACTAGTGAATTATTTGTTCCTCAAGCTGTTAATATGGATACATTAGACGGAATTAGCTTTAATAAAGGTTGTTATATTGGACAAGAATCTATTGCGCGTATTAAGTATCGTGGGTATAACAAACAAAATTTATATCGATTAAGTGGTGTCATTGATTATAAGAAAAATTATAAATTTCCTGCTGCTGGTGATCAAGTAGAGTTAAAAATAAATAATCAACACTGGAAAAATGTTGGAATTGTTTTACAGTCTTGTCAAATTAAAAAAGATAATATATGGATACAAGTAGTATTAAATAGATCTATTTTAGAACCTTCAGAATGGAGAATTACAAATACACAAACTCATGATAGTCTCATGTTTTATTATTAA
- a CDS encoding FAD-dependent monooxygenase yields the protein MDSFDLLIVNQGIAGLALACGLGDCFRIAIIEHKTHFHIYEKDQWDLETSLVNITSMRILQYLKIWHHNISHFSVLLHKLEIIKKNNISKIVFDSGYLGYLELGYVINKYCIYQALIDRARQLKNIIFIDSHAPSAINYHEDTAFITITNNYTFKAKLVIGADGINSWVRNAANISLIFKDTKYYGFTTIIHTEKTHNNTLRCIIHNDGLVILLPLKNVHLSVVFWLLPPYTAKKYLYISASDQSINYALIKICNILGHCVICDDKNHNILLPRMQYAHNFTNHRLVLLGKSAYTMCPLFFQNINSELIDAAVLLHHLKSLKENDQDIGHYTYLKYYERNRKYRIIKDSINIPYIYMFLHDKNHLLKYIQYFIFYLINTVPNLKLHVLHRIMGLNNMPEWLLRDHYD from the coding sequence GTGGACAGTTTCGATCTATTAATTGTAAATCAAGGAATTGCCGGATTGGCATTAGCCTGCGGTTTAGGTGATTGTTTTCGCATTGCAATTATAGAACATAAAACCCATTTTCATATATACGAAAAAGATCAATGGGATCTAGAAACATCATTAGTTAATATAACTAGCATGAGAATACTGCAGTATTTAAAAATTTGGCATCACAACATATCACATTTTTCTGTTCTATTACATAAATTAGAAATTATCAAAAAGAATAATATAAGTAAAATTGTTTTCGATTCCGGTTACTTAGGATATCTTGAGTTAGGATATGTTATTAATAAATATTGTATATACCAAGCTTTAATTGATCGAGCACGACAATTAAAAAATATTATATTTATAGATTCACATGCACCTTCAGCAATAAATTACCATGAAGATACAGCATTTATTACAATAACTAATAATTATACATTCAAAGCTAAATTAGTAATAGGTGCAGATGGAATTAATTCTTGGGTAAGAAACGCCGCAAATATCTCATTAATATTTAAAGATACTAAATATTATGGATTCACTACCATTATTCATACTGAGAAAACTCACAACAACACTCTTCGTTGTATCATTCATAACGATGGGTTAGTAATATTATTACCATTAAAAAACGTGCATCTTTCCGTTGTTTTTTGGTTATTACCCCCGTATACCGCTAAAAAATATCTGTATATATCTGCTTCTGATCAATCTATTAATTATGCATTAATTAAAATCTGCAATATACTCGGCCATTGTGTTATATGTGACGATAAAAATCATAACATTTTACTACCGAGAATGCAATATGCACACAACTTTACAAATCATCGTTTGGTGTTATTAGGAAAATCTGCGTACACCATGTGTCCTTTATTTTTTCAAAATATTAATTCAGAACTGATAGATGCAGCAGTTTTATTACATCATCTGAAGAGTCTGAAAGAAAATGATCAAGACATTGGACACTACACTTATTTAAAGTATTACGAACGAAATAGAAAATACAGAATAATTAAAGATTCTATAAATATTCCATACATTTATATGTTTCTTCATGATAAGAATCATCTTTTAAAATACATACAATATTTTATTTTTTATCTCATAAACACGGTTCCCAACTTAAAACTGCATGTTTTACATCGCATTATGGGTTTAAATAATATGCCAGAATGGTTGCTACGAGATCATTATGACTAA
- the ubiH gene encoding 2-octaprenyl-6-methoxyphenyl hydroxylase, protein MSIVINGGGMTGAILALMLSKLTKGDLEISLIEQHSPYCYDTKLSSNTYPPHVIALSRGAYFELIRINMAPILSSCSTIIKQVEVSEYHRLNKIFIDAQDYQLSELGYVIELNIFRKKLFDFLYNKSTVTVYCPATLKKIKREKKNNIIVLNNDHQIVSKLMVAADGADSTLAASCGMQWFRWNYQQIAVVSKITTEIPHFGRAFEKFTEYGPLAILPMANDFSFLIWCISDKQQKEVSTWNRNKFSQELQNVFGWKLGKILNIGKRYFYDLWLTRANSHISHRLALVGNAAQNLHPIAGQGFNLGLRDIVVLSKIVTQALYQNLDIGDYSVLNRYQKHRYLDQCRIIKITDGLVRLFSNHYLPLIIARNMGLFFVNYSTFLRRLLVSAILNWKTD, encoded by the coding sequence ATGTCTATTGTTATAAATGGTGGAGGAATGACAGGGGCAATACTAGCCTTAATGTTATCTAAATTGACAAAAGGAGATTTAGAAATCTCCTTGATAGAGCAACATTCTCCTTATTGTTATGATACAAAATTGTCTTCAAATACATATCCACCTCATGTAATAGCTTTATCGCGAGGTGCTTATTTTGAATTAATACGCATTAATATGGCTCCAATTTTATCTTCTTGCTCTACCATTATAAAACAAGTAGAGGTTAGTGAATATCATCGATTGAATAAAATATTTATTGATGCTCAAGACTATCAATTATCAGAATTAGGTTATGTTATCGAATTAAATATCTTTAGAAAGAAATTGTTTGATTTTTTATATAATAAATCTACTGTAACTGTATATTGTCCAGCAACTTTAAAAAAAATTAAACGCGAAAAAAAAAATAACATAATTGTTTTAAATAATGATCATCAAATAGTTTCAAAATTAATGGTAGCGGCAGATGGTGCTGATTCAACACTAGCTGCCAGTTGCGGTATGCAATGGTTCAGGTGGAATTATCAACAGATTGCTGTAGTTTCTAAAATTACCACTGAAATACCTCATTTTGGAAGAGCTTTTGAAAAATTTACAGAGTACGGACCATTAGCCATATTACCTATGGCTAACGATTTTAGTTTTTTAATTTGGTGTATTTCTGATAAGCAACAAAAAGAGGTATCTACGTGGAATAGGAATAAATTTTCTCAAGAATTGCAAAATGTATTCGGATGGAAATTAGGAAAAATTTTGAATATAGGAAAGAGATATTTTTACGATCTTTGGTTAACTAGGGCTAATAGCCATATTAGTCACAGATTGGCATTAGTCGGAAATGCGGCACAAAATTTACATCCTATTGCCGGACAAGGATTTAATCTTGGATTGCGTGACATTGTAGTGTTATCAAAAATAGTGACACAAGCATTATATCAGAATTTAGATATTGGAGACTATTCTGTGTTAAACAGATACCAAAAACACAGATATTTAGATCAATGTAGGATTATTAAAATCACCGATGGATTAGTGCGTTTATTTAGCAATCATTACTTGCCGTTGATTATTGCTCGAAATATGGGTTTATTTTTTGTTAACTATAGTACCTTTCTAAGACGTCTTTTAGTAAGTGCAATATTAAATTGGAAAACAGATTAA
- the zapA gene encoding cell division protein ZapA: protein MPEQPIDIQILGRTLRINCPPQQQDALNKAVEDLTQRLQDLKIRTRVTNAEQLVFIVALNICHELAQEKLKTREYAANIEKHILLLQQTIEKALIAHTHITEHANRSLECSEHA, encoded by the coding sequence ATGCCTGAACAACCAATAGATATTCAAATTTTAGGTCGAACACTACGTATCAATTGTCCGCCTCAACAACAGGATGCTTTAAATAAGGCAGTAGAGGATTTAACTCAACGTTTGCAGGATTTAAAAATTAGAACAAGGGTAACTAATGCTGAACAATTAGTATTTATAGTTGCTTTAAATATATGTCATGAATTAGCTCAGGAAAAATTAAAAACGCGTGAATATGCAGCTAACATTGAGAAACATATTCTGTTATTACAACAAACTATCGAAAAAGCCTTAATTGCACATACTCATATTACTGAGCATGCTAATAGATCACTGGAATGCTCTGAACACGCATAA
- a CDS encoding 5-formyltetrahydrofolate cyclo-ligase — MYVDDKKLYRKFLRMYIRSIRRTLTFQEQYTAAQLITNKIMTINHIYRSTRIAAFIAFDGEINTTLLIRALLLMHKQIYLPILPDSGSKCLLFARYTFSTPLICNHLNIYEPKWNVRSVIPIEKIDVIFVPLVAFDTSGNRLGMGGGFYDRTLQNWKHQSNYIPIGLAHDFQRIPTQLLPIETWDIMLPEIITPSYHLIVDTH, encoded by the coding sequence ATGTATGTTGATGACAAAAAATTATACAGAAAATTTCTTCGTATGTACATACGAAGTATACGTAGAACTTTAACGTTTCAAGAACAATACACAGCGGCACAATTAATAACTAACAAAATTATGACTATAAATCATATATACAGATCAACGCGTATAGCGGCGTTTATTGCGTTTGATGGAGAAATAAATACTACTTTGCTCATTAGAGCTTTGTTATTGATGCATAAACAGATATATTTACCAATTCTGCCTGATTCAGGGTCTAAATGCTTATTGTTTGCACGATATACATTTTCAACACCTCTTATATGCAATCATTTAAATATATATGAACCGAAATGGAATGTTCGTTCTGTTATTCCTATAGAAAAAATAGATGTTATATTTGTTCCATTAGTCGCATTTGATACTAGTGGAAATCGATTAGGCATGGGTGGCGGTTTTTATGATAGAACTTTACAAAACTGGAAACATCAAAGCAATTATATACCTATAGGATTAGCACATGATTTTCAAAGAATACCTACCCAATTGCTTCCTATAGAAACATGGGATATCATGTTGCCAGAAATTATTACTCCATCTTATCATTTGATTGTAGATACGCATTAA
- the rpiA gene encoding ribose-5-phosphate isomerase RpiA, translating into MVQNKLKKSVGWAALKYIQSSRIIGVGTGSTVTYFIEALNSIKEKIEGVVSSSNYSSNQLKKIGIPLCNLNSLHELDVYVDSADEIDSHMQMIKGKGGALTKEKIIAAAAKKFICIVDSSKQVNILGRGPLPIEVIPMARSLVARELVRLGGLPEYRHNVVTDNGNNILDVYNMKIVNASLLETKINNIPGVVSVGIFAKRRADIVLIGTREGIKIIK; encoded by the coding sequence ATGGTACAAAATAAATTAAAAAAATCAGTAGGTTGGGCAGCTTTAAAATATATTCAATCTAGCAGAATTATAGGAGTGGGAACAGGCTCTACTGTTACATATTTTATTGAAGCACTAAACAGTATAAAGGAAAAAATAGAAGGCGTGGTTTCCAGTTCAAATTACTCATCTAATCAATTAAAAAAAATAGGTATTCCTCTATGTAATCTTAATAGCTTACACGAATTAGATGTATATGTTGACAGTGCCGATGAAATTGATTCACATATGCAAATGATTAAAGGTAAGGGTGGAGCTTTGACCAAAGAAAAAATTATTGCTGCTGCAGCTAAAAAATTTATTTGTATCGTTGACAGCAGTAAACAAGTAAATATATTAGGACGCGGTCCCTTACCAATAGAAGTTATTCCCATGGCTCGCTCATTAGTAGCAAGAGAATTGGTGCGTTTAGGTGGCTTACCAGAATATCGACATAATGTAGTTACTGATAATGGTAATAATATATTAGACGTATATAACATGAAGATTGTAAATGCGTCACTATTAGAAACCAAAATTAATAATATTCCAGGAGTAGTGAGTGTTGGTATATTCGCAAAAAGACGAGCAGATATAGTATTAATTGGGACAAGAGAAGGTATAAAAATAATTAAATAA
- the fbaA gene encoding class II fructose-bisphosphate aldolase, with amino-acid sequence MTKILDFIKPGVVTGNNVQKIFDFAKKNNFALPAVNCIGMDSINAALESAANMQSPIILQFSKKGSAFMAGYGLNSDKNDHNTAVLGAISGSLHVHHISKHYGIPVILHTDHCTKKNLPWINALLDLGKKHFDETGSPLFSSHMIDLSEESLKENIEISSQYLNRMHKLNMTLEIELGCTGGEEDGIDHHHLDRSLLYTNPEDITYAYEKLHIISPRFIIAASFGNVHGVYKPGNIRLDPKILQKSQKHVSNKFGLPDNFLNLVFHGGSGSTEEEIKEAISYGVVKMNIDTDIQWATWGGILKYYQHNKSFLQTQLGNPYGNDQPNKKFYDPRIWIRAGQKSMIKYLEKIFYTLNAVNIL; translated from the coding sequence ATGACTAAGATCCTCGATTTTATAAAGCCAGGCGTAGTTACTGGAAATAATGTGCAGAAAATATTTGATTTTGCAAAAAAAAACAATTTTGCTTTACCAGCGGTAAACTGTATAGGAATGGATTCAATTAATGCTGCACTAGAATCTGCAGCTAATATGCAGTCCCCTATTATTTTACAGTTTTCTAAAAAAGGATCTGCTTTCATGGCAGGATATGGTTTAAATAGTGATAAAAATGATCATAATACAGCAGTATTAGGGGCTATCTCTGGCAGTTTACATGTACATCACATTTCTAAACATTATGGTATTCCTGTGATTTTACATACTGATCATTGTACTAAAAAAAATTTGCCTTGGATTAATGCTCTATTAGATTTAGGTAAAAAGCATTTTGATGAAACTGGTAGTCCATTATTTTCATCTCATATGATTGATTTATCTGAAGAATCTTTAAAAGAAAACATAGAAATTAGCTCACAGTATCTAAATCGTATGCACAAATTAAATATGACTTTAGAAATAGAATTAGGTTGTACCGGAGGAGAAGAAGATGGCATAGATCACCATCATTTAGATCGTTCACTTTTATATACAAACCCAGAAGATATAACTTATGCTTATGAAAAATTACATATTATCAGTCCTCGATTTATTATAGCTGCATCATTTGGAAATGTACATGGTGTATACAAACCAGGAAACATACGATTAGATCCAAAAATTCTTCAAAAATCACAAAAACACGTTTCCAATAAATTTGGATTACCTGACAATTTTTTAAATTTAGTATTTCACGGAGGATCTGGATCTACAGAAGAAGAAATTAAAGAAGCTATCAGTTACGGTGTTGTAAAAATGAACATTGACACTGATATACAGTGGGCTACTTGGGGAGGTATTTTAAAATACTACCAACATAATAAAAGCTTTCTTCAGACTCAATTAGGTAATCCATATGGAAACGATCAACCAAATAAAAAATTTTATGACCCACGTATCTGGATTCGTGCAGGACAAAAATCAATGATTAAGTATTTAGAAAAAATATTTTACACTTTAAATGCTGTTAATATTTTGTAA
- a CDS encoding phosphoglycerate kinase, which translates to MTMIKITDLDLTGKRVLIRSDLNVPVKNGVITSNRKIHASLPTIKLALKNSKHVMVTSHLGRPIEGEYNAQFSLQPVVEYLKKQLINRYVKEVRLVKDYLEGVNFMEGELLVLENVRFNKGEKKDDEILSKKYAMLCDVFIMDAFGSAHRTQASTHGIGKFVTSACSGLLLQKELEALGKALCNPMRPMVAIVGGSKVSTKLIVLDSLSKVADYLIVGGGIANTFLAAQGKKVGKSLYEEELIPTAKRLLENCDIPILTDVRVSTEFSETAPVTMKAIIDIKDDEQILDLGDESITRILDILNCAKTILWNGPIGVFEFPNFRKGTEMISHAIAKSNAFSIVGGGDTLMAIDLFDISDQISYISTGGGAFLEFIEGKTFPSVKMLEKHALNDMN; encoded by the coding sequence ATGACTATGATCAAAATAACTGATTTAGACCTAACGGGTAAACGTGTTTTAATTCGTTCTGATTTAAACGTACCTGTTAAAAATGGAGTCATTACTTCTAATAGAAAAATTCATGCATCCTTACCTACTATTAAATTGGCTTTAAAGAACAGTAAACATGTTATGGTAACTTCTCATCTGGGTCGACCAATAGAAGGAGAATATAATGCTCAATTTTCCTTACAGCCCGTGGTTGAATATTTAAAGAAACAATTGATTAATCGATATGTCAAAGAAGTGCGTCTGGTTAAAGATTATTTAGAGGGAGTAAACTTTATGGAAGGAGAGCTTTTAGTTTTAGAAAATGTACGATTTAACAAAGGAGAAAAAAAAGATGATGAGATATTATCAAAGAAATACGCCATGTTATGTGATGTATTTATTATGGATGCGTTTGGTAGTGCTCACCGTACACAGGCGTCTACACACGGTATAGGTAAATTTGTTACTTCAGCTTGTTCTGGGCTTTTATTGCAAAAAGAACTAGAAGCTTTAGGAAAGGCCTTATGTAATCCTATGAGACCAATGGTTGCAATAGTTGGGGGGTCTAAAGTATCTACTAAATTGATTGTTTTAGATTCTTTATCAAAAGTTGCAGATTATTTGATAGTAGGAGGAGGTATCGCAAATACCTTTTTAGCAGCTCAAGGAAAAAAAGTAGGTAAATCTTTATATGAAGAGGAACTTATACCTACAGCAAAACGTCTTTTAGAAAATTGTGATATACCTATTCTTACTGATGTACGAGTAAGTACAGAATTTTCTGAAACGGCTCCAGTCACTATGAAAGCTATAATTGATATTAAAGATGATGAGCAAATTCTTGACTTAGGTGATGAATCTATTACTCGAATATTAGATATTTTAAATTGCGCTAAAACTATTCTGTGGAACGGTCCTATTGGAGTATTTGAGTTTCCAAATTTCAGAAAAGGCACAGAAATGATATCCCATGCTATTGCTAAAAGTAATGCTTTTTCTATCGTCGGAGGCGGTGATACTTTAATGGCTATTGATTTATTCGATATTTCTGATCAAATTTCTTATATTTCTACCGGAGGCGGCGCTTTTTTAGAATTCATTGAAGGTAAAACGTTTCCATCAGTAAAAATGCTTGAAAAACATGCTTTAAATGACATGAATTAA
- the speB gene encoding agmatinase, with translation MNTLNYKNDNSLFSNSFGFLRFPLEFDPYNSNSDWVITGVPFDMATSGRSGSRFGPTAIRQASINLAWEHFRWPWSVNIRENLHVVDCGDLIYKSGDIQDFTSSLQNHAENLLMSGKKMLSFGGDHYITLPILRAYAKFFEKIAIIHFDAHADYYNNDSKYDHGVVILHALNEKLIDPVHSIQIGIRTEYKKCFGFTVLDVEYVNDTNIDIIINKITSIAQSFPVYLTFDIDCLDPSIAPGTGTPVIGGLTSYRVLKLIRGFQHLNIIGIDLVEVAPAYDCAQITALAAATIGLEMLYTQVKSKKN, from the coding sequence ATGAATACTTTGAATTATAAAAATGATAACTCCTTATTTTCGAATTCCTTTGGATTTTTACGATTTCCATTAGAATTTGATCCTTATAATAGTAATAGTGATTGGGTAATTACTGGGGTTCCTTTTGATATGGCTACTTCTGGTCGCTCAGGCAGTAGATTTGGACCAACCGCTATTAGACAAGCATCTATTAATTTAGCCTGGGAACATTTTCGTTGGCCTTGGAGCGTGAATATACGCGAGAATTTACACGTAGTTGACTGCGGAGATTTAATATACAAATCTGGAGACATACAAGATTTCACCAGTTCTCTACAAAACCATGCTGAAAATTTACTAATGTCTGGAAAAAAAATGTTATCATTTGGAGGGGACCATTATATCACATTGCCTATATTACGTGCGTATGCAAAATTTTTTGAAAAAATAGCAATAATACACTTTGACGCACATGCAGATTACTATAATAACGATAGTAAATATGATCACGGTGTTGTAATATTACATGCTCTTAATGAAAAATTAATAGATCCTGTACATTCAATACAAATTGGTATTCGTACCGAATACAAAAAATGTTTCGGATTTACAGTGCTAGATGTGGAGTATGTTAATGACACTAACATTGATATTATTATAAATAAAATAACATCAATCGCTCAATCCTTTCCAGTGTATTTAACTTTCGATATTGATTGTTTGGATCCGTCTATAGCGCCTGGTACTGGGACTCCAGTAATTGGAGGATTAACAAGTTACCGTGTATTAAAATTAATACGAGGTTTTCAACATTTAAATATTATAGGTATTGATTTAGTAGAGGTAGCTCCAGCTTACGATTGCGCACAGATTACTGCTTTAGCAGCGGCTACAATAGGGTTGGAAATGCTTTATACTCAAGTGAAATCCAAGAAGAATTAA
- the metK gene encoding methionine adenosyltransferase yields MSQYSFTSESVSEGHPDKIADQISDAILDSILAQDPRARVACETYVKTGIVIMGGEITTTAWVNMEEIARNTIRDIGYVHSDMGFDANSCVILSVINKQSSDIQYSIDQGNTSTLQRGAGDQGLMFGYATNETNVLMPAPITYAHRLIRRKSQVRKSGVLPWLGLDAKSQVTVAYENGKIIGITAVVLSIQHAYDIKLTDLKEAAMEEIIKPVLPNKWLSNSTTFLINPGGRFVIGGPISDCGLTGRKIIVDTYGGVARHGGGSFSGKDPSKVDRSAAYGARYVAKNIVAAGLADRCELQVSYAIGVPHPISMSIETFGTEKISHDILMKLIKNFFDFRPYGLIAMLDLLKPIYKKTAVYGHFGRECFPWEKIDKAELLRDAAGLKCTP; encoded by the coding sequence ATGTCGCAATATTCGTTTACATCTGAGTCCGTATCAGAAGGACATCCAGATAAAATTGCAGATCAGATTTCTGATGCTATACTGGATTCTATCTTAGCGCAGGATCCAAGAGCTCGTGTTGCGTGTGAAACTTATGTTAAGACAGGTATAGTAATAATGGGTGGGGAAATTACTACCACTGCTTGGGTAAATATGGAAGAAATCGCTAGAAACACCATTCGCGATATTGGTTATGTTCATTCAGATATGGGGTTTGATGCAAATTCTTGCGTAATATTGAGTGTAATTAATAAACAATCTTCAGATATTCAATATAGTATTGATCAAGGCAATACAAGTACATTACAACGAGGAGCAGGTGATCAGGGATTAATGTTTGGATATGCTACTAATGAAACTAATGTTTTAATGCCTGCTCCGATAACATATGCGCATCGTTTGATTAGAAGAAAATCTCAAGTGAGAAAAAGTGGAGTGTTACCTTGGTTGGGATTAGATGCCAAAAGCCAAGTAACTGTTGCTTATGAGAATGGCAAGATCATTGGTATCACCGCTGTTGTCTTGTCTATTCAACATGCTTATGATATAAAGTTAACAGATTTGAAAGAAGCTGCTATGGAAGAAATTATTAAACCAGTGCTACCCAACAAATGGTTGTCTAATAGCACCACATTTCTTATCAATCCTGGTGGGCGTTTTGTTATCGGAGGTCCTATTAGTGATTGTGGTTTAACTGGAAGAAAAATCATCGTAGATACCTATGGAGGTGTAGCTCGGCATGGTGGCGGATCTTTTTCTGGAAAAGATCCATCAAAAGTAGATCGTTCGGCTGCTTACGGAGCGAGATATGTAGCTAAAAATATTGTAGCGGCTGGATTAGCGGATCGTTGTGAGCTTCAAGTGTCCTATGCAATTGGTGTTCCGCATCCAATTTCTATGAGCATTGAAACTTTTGGAACAGAAAAAATATCACATGACATTTTAATGAAATTAATAAAAAATTTTTTTGATTTTCGTCCTTATGGTTTAATTGCTATGTTAGATTTATTAAAACCAATTTACAAAAAAACAGCTGTTTATGGACATTTTGGTCGTGAATGTTTTCCTTGGGAAAAAATTGATAAGGCTGAACTTCTTCGGGATGCAGCTGGTTTGAAATGTACACCTTAA